A single window of Anopheles moucheti chromosome 2, idAnoMoucSN_F20_07, whole genome shotgun sequence DNA harbors:
- the LOC128298415 gene encoding trypsin 3A1-like, producing the protein MRAVLLSLGLLCLVGLSVGQDALSVGQDTRRNFFDFFFDVENRLQNGRIVGGSTVSIARYPFVVSLRRYSNHICSASVISTYHAATSAHCTYAFKTLTGVTIYAGSTSRTTGGKVFVVTNNFIHPDYDPDTFDFDVAVLRVKTPFTPNTNIAAIPLAPVGYTVSDRVMPTVTGWGRTSSGGALSPSLRAVAIPIVSSSTCSSLWNAATITDNMLCAGSKGKDACTGDSGGSLVVPTTNYFMLLGMVSWGSASCGSEYPGVYVRVPSASIQSFLTQYV; encoded by the exons ATGCGTGCGGTGCTTTTATCCTTGGGTTTGCTGTGTCTGGTTGGGCTGTCGGTTGGGCAGGATGCGCTGTCGGTTGGGCAGGATACGAGAAGGAATTTCTTCGACTTTTTCTTCGATGTGGAGAACAGGCTGCAGAATGGGCGTATTGTTGGCGGTTCGACGGTGTCCATCGCCCGGTACCCGTTCGTCGTGTCGTTGCGACGGTACTCGAACCACATTTGCTCGGCGTCAGTGATTTCAACGTACCATGCCGCCACCAGCGCTCACTGTACGTACGCGTTCAAAACTTTAACCGGA GTGACGATTTACGCTGGCAGTACTAGCCGGACGACCGGCGGTAAAGTGTTCGTGGTTACCAATAACTTCATCCATCCGGACTACGATCCAGACACGTTCGACTTTGATGTGGCCGTGCTGCGGGTGAAGACACCGTTCACGCCCAACACCAACATCGCGGCCATACCGTTGGCTCCCGTTGGTTACACCGTTTCCGACCGGGTTATGCCCACCGTCACTGGCTGGGGCCGGACATCGTCCGGCGGAGCCCTATCCCCTTCTCTGCGCGCGGTAGCGATCCCcatcgtcagcagcagcacgtgCTCATCGCTGTGGAATGCTGCAACGATCACAGACAA TATGCTGTGCGCCGGTTCCAAGGGAAAGGACGCCTGTACGGGTGACAGCGGTGGATCGCTGGTGGTACCGACGACCAACTACTTCATGCTTCTCGGCATGGTATCGTGGGGATCGGCTTCGTGCGGCAGTGAATACCCGGGCGTATACGTGCGCGTGCCATCGGCGAGCATTCAGAGCTTTTTAACGCAATATGTATGA